From Pelagicoccus albus, the proteins below share one genomic window:
- a CDS encoding L-fucose isomerase — protein MTPLTKETMPKVGIRPTIDGRLGGVRESLEEQTLAQAKKMAALISETLKYPTGDPVECVIPEVCIGGAAEAAACEQLFQSQNIGLTLTVTPCWCYGSETMDMDPIRPKAVWGFNGTERPGAVYLAAVLAGHTQKGIPAFGIYGQDVQDAGDDFIPEDVESKILNFVRCGLAVAIMRGKSYLSMGGTCMGIAGSMVDPKFWEKWLGMRVEDIDMTEFVGRMQKGQYDQDEYKKALAWSKANLKFGEDYNDEAHTRSKEDHEKELEDSIKMTLIARDLMIGNPKLKEMGYGEQSQGHFALASGFQGQRQWTDHFPNGDFLEAILNSSFDWNGKRAPYIVATENDALNGATMLFGNLLTNTAQVFADLRTYWSPAAIKKASGHTLEGNASGGLLHLINSGPAALDGTGQQSIDGQPAMKPYWDITDEEVKSCLDATTWHPSMSEYFPGGGWSTRFKTRGGMPVTMTRINLVDGLGPALQLAEGWTVELPDDVHDTLDQRTNPTWPTTWFSPILNGKGPFVSTYEVMNNWGANHCVMTYGHVGHLFITLASMLRIPVYMHNVSEERVFRPSSWRAFGTADLEGADFRACQNYGPVYG, from the coding sequence ATGACCCCGCTTACCAAAGAAACGATGCCCAAAGTGGGCATTCGCCCCACCATCGACGGAAGACTCGGTGGCGTAAGAGAATCGCTCGAGGAACAAACCCTCGCTCAGGCCAAGAAAATGGCCGCCCTGATATCGGAAACCTTGAAGTACCCGACTGGTGATCCAGTAGAGTGCGTCATTCCAGAAGTTTGCATCGGAGGCGCGGCGGAAGCGGCAGCTTGCGAGCAGCTATTCCAGTCGCAAAACATCGGCCTGACTCTAACCGTAACTCCTTGCTGGTGCTACGGCTCGGAAACTATGGACATGGATCCCATCCGACCGAAGGCTGTATGGGGCTTCAATGGAACCGAACGTCCCGGAGCCGTCTACCTCGCAGCTGTATTGGCAGGACACACCCAAAAGGGCATCCCTGCTTTTGGAATCTACGGGCAAGACGTGCAGGACGCGGGTGACGACTTCATTCCAGAGGACGTCGAAAGCAAGATCCTCAACTTTGTGCGCTGCGGTCTAGCGGTCGCTATCATGCGTGGAAAAAGCTACCTCTCCATGGGTGGAACCTGCATGGGAATCGCTGGCTCCATGGTGGATCCCAAGTTCTGGGAGAAGTGGCTGGGTATGCGTGTCGAGGACATCGACATGACCGAGTTCGTTGGCCGTATGCAGAAAGGCCAGTATGACCAAGATGAATACAAAAAGGCCCTCGCCTGGTCCAAAGCCAACCTCAAGTTCGGCGAGGACTACAACGACGAAGCCCACACCCGCAGCAAGGAGGACCACGAAAAGGAGTTAGAGGACAGCATCAAGATGACGCTGATCGCTCGCGACCTGATGATCGGCAATCCGAAGCTCAAGGAGATGGGTTACGGCGAACAATCCCAGGGACACTTCGCCCTTGCATCCGGATTTCAAGGACAACGCCAATGGACTGACCATTTCCCGAATGGCGATTTCCTAGAAGCGATCCTTAATTCTTCATTCGACTGGAACGGTAAACGAGCCCCGTACATCGTAGCGACTGAAAACGACGCCCTAAACGGAGCGACCATGCTGTTTGGCAATTTGCTGACCAATACCGCCCAAGTCTTTGCCGACCTTCGCACCTACTGGAGCCCTGCCGCGATCAAGAAGGCCAGCGGACACACTCTCGAAGGAAACGCCAGCGGAGGACTGCTGCACCTGATCAATTCCGGCCCTGCAGCTCTAGACGGAACCGGCCAGCAATCGATAGACGGCCAACCGGCCATGAAGCCGTATTGGGATATCACTGACGAGGAGGTTAAGTCCTGTCTCGACGCCACGACTTGGCACCCATCCATGTCCGAGTATTTCCCGGGTGGTGGCTGGAGCACTCGCTTCAAGACACGTGGCGGAATGCCCGTAACCATGACGCGAATCAATCTAGTCGACGGACTCGGCCCTGCCCTGCAGTTGGCTGAAGGTTGGACCGTGGAGCTACCGGACGATGTCCACGACACGCTCGACCAACGCACCAACCCGACTTGGCCAACCACCTGGTTCTCACCCATTCTCAATGGCAAGGGACCCTTCGTATCTACTTACGAAGTCATGAACAATTGGGGAGCAAACCACTGCGTCATGACCTACGGTCACGTCGGCCATCTCTTCATCACACTCGCATCCATGCTACGGATACCAGTCTACATGCACAATGTAAGCGAAGAGCGCGTCTTTCGTCCCAGCTCATGGCGAGCCTTCGGAACTGCCGACCTGGAAGGAGCGGATTTCCGAGCCTGCCAAAACTACGGCCCCGTCTACGGCTAG
- a CDS encoding AraC family transcriptional regulator, with product MDIIEIQFMNPLPLSSQVSQRKLSSFVQPSESGEELMGLLGMEVCEPEYRIERNGFPFVLMEFIEKGSMDIVLDGEERRLKRGGLLCYGPGSRVSMRVTSEGGCTKHFIALCPSSIPTLSSFRGLLSEGGSVLSDKAPVIPMMKFISLIGDLADEAALWDSLSRAIDSLGHFVRSIPQEGKVDSTPSDEVYRRIALFVGENFMTLRNLEEIARKCGYDKSYLCQLYRRYSDVSPYQQLVRMKVEYACILLETTNWTVKAIAQNLGYEDSLHFSRLFRSKVGVSPNAFRSKRA from the coding sequence ATGGATATTATCGAGATCCAGTTTATGAACCCTTTGCCCCTCTCCAGTCAGGTTTCCCAGCGGAAACTCTCTTCTTTTGTGCAGCCATCTGAATCTGGAGAGGAATTGATGGGACTGCTGGGCATGGAGGTGTGCGAGCCCGAGTATCGCATAGAACGAAACGGCTTTCCCTTCGTGCTGATGGAGTTCATCGAAAAGGGGAGTATGGATATTGTTTTGGACGGGGAGGAGCGTCGTCTGAAGCGAGGAGGATTGCTGTGCTATGGGCCGGGCTCTCGTGTGTCCATGCGGGTGACTAGCGAAGGCGGCTGCACGAAGCATTTCATCGCCCTTTGCCCGAGCTCGATTCCCACGCTATCGAGCTTTCGTGGTCTGCTTTCGGAAGGCGGAAGCGTACTTTCAGACAAGGCACCGGTTATCCCGATGATGAAGTTTATAAGCCTGATCGGTGATTTGGCGGACGAGGCAGCCCTTTGGGATTCGCTAAGCCGAGCCATCGACTCGCTTGGACATTTTGTTCGATCAATCCCGCAGGAGGGAAAAGTGGACTCCACTCCGTCGGATGAGGTCTATCGTCGAATCGCTCTTTTCGTAGGGGAGAATTTCATGACACTGAGAAATCTCGAGGAGATCGCTCGCAAATGCGGCTACGACAAATCCTACCTTTGCCAACTCTATCGCCGCTACTCCGATGTTTCCCCTTATCAGCAACTGGTGCGGATGAAGGTCGAGTACGCCTGTATCCTGCTAGAGACTACAAATTGGACGGTTAAGGCTATCGCTCAGAATTTGGGCTACGAAGATTCTCTACACTTTTCCCGACTCTTTCGGTCGAAGGTCGGAGTTAGCCCCAATGCGTTTCGTTCTAAGCGGGCCTGA
- a CDS encoding alkaline phosphatase family protein — MKFNRPFLARLLGSLLLAASSLWAEEYNLYQFDESMTIEDVEQLEKGNGGENAEETLAKPYVIMVSLDGFRHDYVELHGAKNLQEMKESGSFVSRLIPSFPSKTFPNHYTIATGMYPAHHGLVGNSFYSRTRKAEYRLGNRDAVEDGDWYGGTPLWVLAEKQGMRSASFFWVGSEADVQGIHPSSHFQYQKTLPYPLRIEKVKRWLEEPASTRPHLIMLYFSLTDTAGHVYGPEAPETGKAVRHVDELIGQLRDYVRASELPVNLIVTADHGMSLVDGYVNVRDFVDLKGARFVSGPMAMIYTDSESETDRIFAELQGQEKFECYREGTLPSYLNFSNSDRIGDIVLVAQAPDQLGYFDVEMAWSSGTKATHGFDPYRNDEMGAIFIAEGPSIQSGLELSPVENIHIYPLVASILGLEVPDNIDGRSEVLAPLLKK; from the coding sequence ATGAAGTTTAATCGTCCGTTTTTAGCCCGCCTCCTAGGCTCGCTCCTTTTGGCTGCAAGCTCGCTATGGGCTGAAGAGTACAATCTCTACCAATTCGATGAAAGCATGACCATCGAGGATGTGGAACAGCTCGAAAAGGGAAATGGGGGAGAGAATGCTGAAGAGACCCTCGCTAAGCCATACGTTATCATGGTGTCACTGGATGGTTTTCGCCATGATTACGTGGAACTGCATGGAGCAAAGAATCTGCAGGAGATGAAGGAAAGTGGCAGTTTCGTAAGCCGGCTAATTCCATCCTTTCCCTCCAAGACCTTCCCGAATCACTACACTATCGCGACTGGCATGTACCCCGCCCACCACGGCCTGGTGGGGAACTCATTTTATTCTCGGACTAGAAAGGCAGAGTATCGGCTTGGTAACCGTGATGCGGTAGAGGATGGAGACTGGTATGGAGGCACGCCGCTTTGGGTCCTTGCGGAAAAGCAAGGCATGCGCTCGGCTTCCTTCTTTTGGGTTGGCTCCGAAGCCGATGTGCAAGGCATCCATCCGTCATCGCATTTTCAATACCAGAAAACGCTCCCTTATCCGCTTCGAATCGAGAAGGTGAAGCGTTGGCTTGAGGAACCTGCTTCAACGAGGCCGCACCTGATAATGCTATACTTTTCCCTGACCGATACGGCTGGTCATGTGTACGGACCGGAAGCCCCGGAAACGGGCAAGGCCGTCCGCCATGTCGACGAACTTATCGGCCAGCTGCGTGATTATGTTCGAGCGAGCGAATTACCGGTTAATCTCATTGTAACGGCGGATCATGGAATGTCATTAGTCGACGGATACGTGAATGTCCGAGACTTTGTCGATCTGAAGGGGGCTCGATTCGTATCGGGACCGATGGCTATGATCTATACCGATTCTGAGAGTGAAACGGACCGGATTTTCGCTGAGCTACAGGGGCAGGAGAAGTTCGAGTGCTATCGGGAGGGGACTCTCCCGAGCTATCTCAACTTCTCCAATTCGGATCGGATTGGGGATATCGTTTTGGTTGCCCAAGCTCCGGACCAGCTCGGCTACTTCGATGTCGAAATGGCTTGGTCGAGCGGAACCAAGGCCACGCATGGCTTTGACCCGTACCGTAACGATGAGATGGGAGCCATCTTCATTGCCGAGGGACCATCCATCCAATCCGGTCTGGAGCTCTCGCCTGTGGAGAATATCCACATCTACCCATTGGTTGCCTCCATCCTCGGGCTTGAGGTTCCCGACAATATCGACGGCCGCAGCGAAGTCTTAGCTCCGCTGTTAAAGAAGTAG
- a CDS encoding LutC/YkgG family protein, with protein MSSDREKIFSAIRSALAPLPERAAKPDWDNKLPVSRPAGDFDTLEAQLADKLAFASSRYYNDSQKLAELLLSEDSAFGYCDPELAPLFDKLEGITFETEYDESKIDEYRFGITKATAAVAESGTLMFTDRDTSARLGALAPWIHVAVVKKQDIVATVGEAISKFGDDPSIIFATGPSKTADVEGILIEGVHGPGIQVAFVV; from the coding sequence ATGTCATCAGACCGCGAAAAAATATTCTCCGCTATCCGCTCCGCTCTGGCTCCCCTTCCAGAGAGAGCTGCCAAGCCGGACTGGGATAACAAACTTCCCGTGAGCCGTCCTGCAGGCGACTTCGATACCCTCGAAGCCCAACTGGCTGACAAGCTGGCCTTCGCCTCTTCTCGCTATTACAACGACAGCCAGAAACTAGCAGAACTGCTGCTCAGCGAGGACAGTGCCTTCGGCTACTGCGACCCGGAGTTAGCTCCGCTCTTTGATAAGCTTGAAGGCATCACCTTCGAGACCGAATACGATGAGTCCAAGATCGACGAATACAGATTTGGCATCACCAAAGCGACCGCTGCGGTCGCGGAAAGCGGAACCTTGATGTTCACCGATCGCGATACTTCCGCTCGACTGGGAGCCCTCGCCCCTTGGATCCACGTTGCCGTAGTTAAAAAGCAAGACATCGTGGCCACTGTCGGCGAAGCCATTTCCAAGTTCGGCGACGATCCGTCTATCATCTTCGCGACCGGGCCGTCCAAAACGGCGGACGTGGAAGGCATCCTCATCGAAGGCGTTCACGGCCCCGGCATCCAGGTAGCCTTCGTCGTTTAA
- a CDS encoding LutB/LldF family L-lactate oxidation iron-sulfur protein produces the protein MKTKQKIDTVARDLSDEVHEANFIGAKMKSERRYAALGRDYADPDKLRETAGKIKQHTLEHLDQYLEQAEASFTRNGAKVHFAFDETAARQKVLDIMNEKGCKSMVKSKSMLTEEIHLLDFLEKSGKEVVETDLGEFILQIDGDHPSHIVTPIVHKNRRGIAKSFEREGLGEYNDDPETITRRARAHLRQKYLDADVGLTGANFVSAESGRIAIVTNEGNARFCMAANKVHIAMVGIEKIVPTDRDLALFLNLIGRSGTGQQLTVYNQFIGGPKRPEQPHGPEEMHIIFVDNRRTEVLASDCREILRCIRCGACLNVCPIYRQSGGHAYRSVYPGPVGAVLSPLLAGNRFPQLADLPKASSLCGACNEVCPVNIPIPDLLLRLRDKAKREGASEAMKGTPKLGMWATLCSQPSMWKTALTMGHTMNYIPTQLVPHPSAQSWQGTRKLPKFQGGDFRKWFKNRKKK, from the coding sequence ATGAAGACCAAGCAAAAAATCGATACCGTCGCCCGCGACCTAAGCGACGAAGTTCACGAGGCAAACTTCATCGGGGCCAAGATGAAGTCCGAACGTCGCTACGCCGCCCTCGGCCGCGACTACGCCGACCCCGACAAGCTCCGCGAAACCGCCGGCAAGATCAAGCAGCACACCCTCGAACACTTGGACCAATACCTCGAGCAAGCCGAAGCAAGCTTCACGCGCAACGGAGCGAAGGTCCACTTCGCCTTCGACGAGACCGCGGCCCGCCAAAAGGTCTTGGACATCATGAACGAGAAGGGTTGCAAAAGCATGGTCAAATCCAAGTCCATGCTGACCGAAGAAATCCACCTCTTGGACTTCCTGGAAAAAAGCGGGAAGGAAGTCGTGGAAACCGACTTGGGAGAATTCATTCTTCAGATCGACGGAGACCACCCTTCCCACATCGTCACACCGATCGTTCACAAAAATCGCCGTGGCATCGCCAAGAGTTTCGAACGCGAGGGATTGGGTGAATACAACGACGATCCGGAAACCATCACTCGCCGAGCCCGTGCTCACTTGCGTCAAAAGTATCTCGATGCGGACGTCGGACTAACGGGCGCCAATTTCGTATCCGCAGAATCAGGACGCATCGCTATCGTTACCAACGAAGGAAACGCTCGTTTCTGCATGGCGGCCAACAAGGTGCACATCGCCATGGTTGGCATCGAAAAGATCGTGCCTACCGATCGGGACCTAGCCTTGTTTCTAAACTTGATCGGACGCTCCGGCACCGGCCAGCAGCTCACCGTCTACAACCAGTTTATCGGCGGACCCAAGCGCCCCGAGCAACCGCACGGCCCAGAGGAGATGCACATCATCTTCGTGGACAATCGCCGAACAGAGGTGCTGGCCTCCGACTGCCGCGAAATCCTTCGCTGTATCCGTTGCGGAGCCTGTCTCAACGTTTGCCCGATTTACCGCCAGTCAGGAGGACACGCCTACCGCAGCGTTTACCCAGGTCCAGTTGGAGCGGTTCTTAGCCCGCTCTTGGCCGGCAATCGCTTCCCGCAATTAGCGGATTTGCCAAAGGCATCCAGCCTCTGCGGAGCGTGCAATGAAGTCTGCCCTGTCAACATCCCGATACCGGATTTGCTTCTCCGTTTGCGCGATAAAGCCAAGCGCGAAGGAGCGAGCGAAGCCATGAAGGGCACGCCAAAGCTCGGCATGTGGGCGACCCTTTGCTCCCAACCGAGCATGTGGAAGACAGCTCTGACCATGGGCCATACCATGAACTACATCCCGACTCAGCTGGTTCCCCACCCTTCTGCCCAAAGCTGGCAAGGCACCCGTAAGCTACCGAAATTCCAAGGGGGCGACTTCCGCAAGTGGTTCAAGAACCGGAAGAAAAAGTAG
- a CDS encoding (Fe-S)-binding protein produces the protein MSLLHTPPNRPTSTSVQLMTTCLCDAFYADVAQATVEVLEFLGCDIELPEGQTCCGQPAFNAGDWESSRKVVRHMVKTFTGDKPVIVPSGSCAAMVFHGAPLAFEKEADLPEIQALANRTWELADFIVHGLGITEWPGKLKANMTFHRSCHLRGSRSPEAVATLFNSIEDLTVQPIDEVEQCCGFGGTFSVSFPNISEKMGELKIENLVACKPDIVGAADMGCMMHFGGMMDKRGLKTKRLHLAQILRDSLKNAGKI, from the coding sequence ATGAGTTTGCTTCACACACCTCCAAACCGACCGACTTCCACCTCGGTTCAGTTGATGACCACTTGCCTATGCGATGCCTTTTACGCAGACGTCGCCCAGGCCACCGTCGAGGTACTCGAGTTCCTCGGTTGCGATATCGAGCTCCCCGAAGGACAGACCTGCTGCGGACAGCCTGCCTTTAACGCGGGCGACTGGGAAAGCTCACGCAAAGTCGTACGCCACATGGTGAAGACCTTTACCGGCGACAAACCAGTCATCGTTCCTTCCGGCTCCTGCGCGGCGATGGTTTTCCACGGAGCTCCGCTCGCTTTCGAAAAGGAAGCCGACCTGCCGGAAATTCAAGCCCTGGCCAACCGGACCTGGGAACTCGCCGACTTCATCGTACATGGCCTCGGCATCACTGAATGGCCGGGTAAGCTGAAGGCCAACATGACCTTCCACCGGAGCTGCCACCTTCGCGGTTCGCGTTCGCCGGAGGCTGTTGCTACTTTGTTCAATTCAATCGAAGACCTCACCGTTCAACCGATCGACGAAGTCGAGCAATGCTGTGGTTTCGGCGGAACCTTCTCGGTGAGTTTCCCCAATATTTCGGAAAAGATGGGCGAGCTGAAAATCGAGAATCTCGTAGCCTGTAAGCCGGACATAGTTGGAGCCGCGGACATGGGCTGCATGATGCACTTCGGCGGCATGATGGACAAGCGAGGCCTGAAGACCAAACGCCTCCACCTCGCCCAAATACTGCGCGACTCGCTAAAGAACGCGGGCAAAATCTAA
- a CDS encoding rhamnulokinase, translated as MSLNQVYLAVDLGAGSGRVIAGEFDGERIELRELNRFDNTPVELPSGWHWNITDLYRNIVDGLKKAGELYSDRPISVGVDTWGVDYGLLDEQGNLLGLPYQYRDKRTDGMMDLADQIIGKQEIYRATGIQLMFFNTIFQLLSEVERKNPALDIAADLLFLPDLISYWLSGVRSQERSVVSTSQLYNPIIRDWDRDLIERLGMPEKLFKKISDPGEELGPLLENVAQKTGLTKTKVVTIAGHDTASAVAAIPSQEENPAFLSSGTWSLMGLDLPRPNISDESFIDAFTNEIGVGHGVRFLKNICGLWLIQESRRHWLANGEDIPYSRMADLASEAEPFRSLIYPDDPLFEEAGRMPEKVQAYCRHTGQPIPETPGQIIRCIYESLALRYSEVWQRLISYVVKEPTSLHIVGGGCQDNLLNQFAANAIGITVKAGPVEATGLGNIITQMLASGAIGSLKEGRQVVANSAQVKTFEPQDPESWKAAYQKYKAVLASRKSKNSS; from the coding sequence ATGAGCCTCAACCAAGTCTACCTTGCAGTCGACCTAGGAGCTGGCAGCGGACGCGTCATCGCCGGAGAATTCGACGGCGAGCGCATCGAACTCCGCGAGCTGAACCGCTTCGACAACACGCCCGTAGAGCTTCCCAGTGGTTGGCACTGGAACATAACCGATCTGTATCGAAATATTGTCGACGGACTTAAAAAAGCGGGAGAACTCTATTCCGACCGCCCCATAAGCGTGGGAGTCGACACCTGGGGAGTAGACTACGGCCTGCTCGACGAACAAGGAAATCTTCTAGGCCTCCCCTATCAGTACCGCGACAAGCGGACCGACGGGATGATGGATCTGGCCGACCAAATAATCGGAAAGCAAGAGATCTACCGAGCGACCGGCATTCAGCTGATGTTCTTCAATACCATCTTCCAGCTTCTGTCTGAAGTGGAACGCAAGAACCCAGCTCTCGATATCGCGGCAGACCTTCTTTTTCTCCCAGACCTCATATCGTACTGGCTCTCTGGCGTTCGCTCCCAAGAGCGCAGCGTCGTGAGCACTAGTCAGCTTTACAATCCGATTATTCGAGATTGGGATCGTGACCTTATCGAGCGGCTCGGCATGCCCGAAAAGCTATTTAAAAAGATAAGCGATCCAGGAGAAGAGCTTGGACCACTTTTGGAAAACGTCGCCCAAAAGACCGGACTGACCAAAACCAAAGTCGTCACTATCGCCGGACACGACACGGCCAGCGCCGTAGCAGCCATCCCCAGCCAAGAGGAAAACCCAGCTTTCCTAAGTAGCGGCACCTGGTCCCTAATGGGGCTGGACCTGCCCCGCCCAAACATCTCTGACGAATCCTTCATCGACGCATTCACCAACGAAATCGGAGTCGGCCACGGTGTTCGTTTCCTCAAAAACATTTGCGGCCTTTGGCTAATACAAGAATCTCGTCGCCACTGGCTAGCCAACGGAGAGGACATTCCCTACTCGCGTATGGCGGACCTGGCTAGCGAAGCCGAACCGTTTCGTTCCCTCATCTACCCGGATGACCCGCTCTTCGAAGAAGCCGGCCGCATGCCGGAAAAGGTACAAGCCTACTGCCGCCACACCGGGCAACCCATTCCCGAGACGCCGGGTCAAATCATTCGCTGTATTTACGAAAGCCTGGCCCTTCGCTACTCCGAGGTTTGGCAACGCCTGATTTCTTACGTAGTCAAAGAACCGACCTCCCTACACATTGTCGGAGGTGGCTGCCAGGACAACCTTCTCAACCAATTCGCCGCCAACGCCATCGGCATCACCGTAAAGGCTGGCCCGGTCGAAGCCACAGGTCTTGGTAACATAATTACACAAATGTTGGCATCTGGCGCCATCGGAAGCCTAAAGGAGGGACGCCAGGTCGTGGCCAACTCTGCACAAGTCAAAACCTTCGAGCCCCAAGATCCAGAAAGCTGGAAAGCAGCCTACCAAAAATACAAAGCCGTGCTCGCGAGCCGAAAATCAAAAAATTCGTCCTAG
- a CDS encoding DeoR/GlpR family DNA-binding transcription regulator, whose translation MLAPERQQIILSLIEDRGTVRTVDLAAEFEVTDETIRRDLQALSETHQLKRIHGGAASMTGRPRLQSFNERQNLRVDDKIAIAQAASDLIQPGQTYAFDSSTTAFALVSALPDQPFRVVTNSFAVIEHVSRLQEVELVSTGGRYHRKTHTFVGGETIDTLRRHNVHTAFLSCIGYDLKRGASEGFEQQATFKTRLVEHAERVVLLVDSSKFNKRSEYFFASTSDISEIITDSGADPELVNEIRSLGSKVTIAQSTPATNPKT comes from the coding sequence ATGTTAGCGCCCGAAAGACAGCAAATTATCCTCTCTCTGATCGAAGATCGGGGCACGGTCCGCACCGTCGATCTAGCGGCCGAATTCGAGGTGACCGACGAAACTATTCGTCGCGATTTGCAGGCCCTGTCAGAAACGCATCAGCTGAAACGTATCCACGGGGGAGCGGCCAGCATGACGGGGCGCCCTCGTCTTCAGTCCTTCAACGAGCGGCAAAATCTGCGCGTGGACGACAAGATCGCCATCGCCCAAGCGGCCAGCGATCTTATCCAGCCGGGCCAAACATACGCCTTCGACAGCAGCACCACTGCATTCGCTCTGGTCAGTGCCCTGCCCGATCAGCCGTTCCGCGTGGTCACGAACTCCTTCGCAGTCATTGAGCACGTGTCGCGACTGCAGGAAGTAGAACTTGTATCCACTGGAGGCCGCTATCACCGAAAGACTCATACCTTCGTGGGAGGAGAGACGATTGATACGCTCCGTCGCCACAATGTGCATACCGCCTTCCTATCCTGCATCGGCTACGACCTGAAGCGCGGAGCAAGCGAAGGCTTCGAACAGCAAGCGACCTTCAAGACTCGTCTAGTTGAACACGCGGAACGTGTCGTCCTGCTGGTGGACTCCAGCAAGTTCAATAAGCGCTCCGAGTACTTTTTTGCCTCCACCTCCGACATTTCCGAAATCATTACCGATAGCGGGGCCGACCCAGAACTCGTGAACGAAATCCGCTCGCTGGGATCAAAGGTCACTATTGCCCAATCCACACCCGCTACCAATCCAAAGACCTGA
- the pduL gene encoding phosphate propanoyltransferase: MNNTLTRAQVEQLVRASLSRQAGASVSSAPSPLVVNSSARHCHLSPAAVETLFGKGHTLTPMKSLYMDGQYAAKETVTLIGPRSRVISNLRILGPCRDLNQVELAYTDSISLGFDIPVRNSGDIAGTPGCMLMGPAGFLEMEEGVIRAAPHVHMHPKDAEYYGVENKSYMKLRVGGELGVTFDRIFVRVDPAFKLEVHIDTDEANACGLGKGVQCELIK, from the coding sequence ATGAATAATACCCTCACTCGCGCCCAAGTAGAGCAGTTGGTTAGAGCTAGCTTAAGCCGTCAGGCTGGAGCTTCGGTTTCTTCCGCTCCTAGCCCATTGGTGGTAAATTCCAGCGCCCGCCACTGTCATTTGTCGCCAGCGGCGGTAGAGACCTTGTTTGGCAAGGGGCACACGCTGACTCCTATGAAGTCTCTTTACATGGATGGCCAATACGCCGCCAAGGAGACCGTTACGCTGATCGGCCCACGCAGTCGCGTCATTTCCAACCTCCGTATCCTCGGTCCTTGTCGTGACCTAAACCAAGTCGAGCTCGCATACACGGACTCGATTTCTCTTGGCTTCGATATTCCGGTTCGGAATTCCGGAGACATCGCTGGCACACCTGGCTGCATGTTGATGGGGCCGGCTGGCTTCTTGGAAATGGAAGAGGGTGTTATCCGCGCTGCTCCACACGTGCACATGCACCCCAAGGATGCCGAATACTACGGTGTGGAAAACAAGAGCTACATGAAGCTCCGCGTAGGAGGTGAGCTCGGTGTGACATTCGACCGTATTTTCGTTCGCGTAGATCCAGCCTTCAAGCTCGAGGTGCATATCGATACTGATGAAGCGAATGCCTGTGGCCTTGGCAAAGGCGTGCAGTGTGAACTCATAAAGTAG
- a CDS encoding BMC domain-containing protein, with translation MSESIGLIETKGLTGSIEASDAMAKAAAVTLVKQISIGGGFLTVVVKGDVGSVKAAVEAGAEAANRVGELVSSNVIARPHEELLKYFGA, from the coding sequence ATGAGTGAATCCATCGGATTGATCGAAACCAAGGGCCTGACCGGCTCAATCGAGGCGAGCGACGCAATGGCCAAGGCTGCGGCAGTAACTCTCGTCAAGCAAATCTCCATCGGCGGCGGCTTCTTGACCGTAGTCGTTAAGGGAGACGTAGGAAGCGTCAAGGCGGCTGTGGAAGCAGGCGCAGAAGCGGCCAATCGCGTAGGAGAGCTCGTTTCTTCAAACGTAATCGCCCGTCCACACGAAGAGCTTCTCAAGTATTTCGGAGCATAA
- a CDS encoding BMC domain-containing protein → MAKQAIGMIECKGLISLMEAADAALKSADVTMTGWEKIGSGLVTGFFTGDVAAVKAAVEAGSEAASQVGEVVSVQVIPRPHDDLSKLGTWIG, encoded by the coding sequence ATGGCTAAGCAAGCAATTGGAATGATCGAATGTAAGGGGCTCATCAGCCTCATGGAAGCCGCTGACGCAGCTCTTAAGTCCGCCGACGTCACTATGACAGGTTGGGAAAAGATCGGCTCTGGGCTGGTAACTGGTTTCTTCACCGGCGACGTAGCAGCTGTTAAGGCTGCGGTAGAAGCTGGATCCGAAGCCGCTTCCCAAGTTGGTGAAGTTGTATCCGTACAAGTTATCCCACGCCCTCACGACGACCTGAGCAAGCTCGGTACTTGGATTGGCTAA